From a single Micromonospora carbonacea genomic region:
- a CDS encoding alpha/beta hydrolase-fold protein, with amino-acid sequence MPETSPRIARLLHDLRAGGTQALADFWREVAARGTPLIEQVDGDSALVTFLWRGEAAQTTTGWGIDLALRRVPGTDLWHGSQRLPVDLRTIYFLRHGSPELPTDATGRGPTHLDVFNHHPFRLPADPADPNDRELWTSLLELPKAPDEPWIRHHPGVPRGTVLTTGVRTAAWGGRRRVAVYRPAVPATGPLPLLVVFDGYLSRALLRVPATLDNLIAAGRIPPTLALFVSAPSGARRMTELRPSAALRAFVTRELLPWARRRWAVTDDPARRVIAGSSLGGLAAAYVALAAPGAFGAVIAQSGSFWWPASTRPGEREWLTRAYAGWPAAPVRFYLDVGDRENTWPRPEQVDQLSVNRRFRDLLVARGHQVTYAEYRGGHDYVNWRRTFAEGLLAVLGGP; translated from the coding sequence GTGCCGGAGACCAGCCCACGCATCGCCCGCCTGCTGCACGACCTGCGCGCCGGCGGCACACAGGCGCTCGCCGACTTCTGGCGGGAGGTCGCCGCCCGGGGCACGCCCCTGATCGAGCAGGTCGACGGCGACAGCGCCCTGGTGACCTTCCTGTGGCGGGGGGAGGCGGCCCAGACCACCACCGGCTGGGGCATCGACCTGGCGTTGCGCCGCGTCCCGGGCACCGACCTGTGGCACGGCTCGCAGCGGCTTCCGGTCGACCTGCGCACCATCTACTTCCTGCGGCACGGCTCGCCGGAGCTGCCGACCGACGCCACCGGCCGGGGCCCCACCCACCTCGACGTGTTCAACCACCACCCGTTCCGGCTGCCCGCCGACCCCGCCGACCCCAACGACCGGGAGCTGTGGACGTCCCTGCTGGAGCTGCCGAAGGCCCCCGACGAGCCCTGGATCCGGCACCACCCCGGCGTGCCCCGGGGGACCGTGCTGACCACCGGCGTGCGCACCGCCGCCTGGGGCGGCCGCCGCCGCGTCGCGGTCTACCGGCCGGCGGTCCCGGCCACCGGGCCGCTGCCGCTGCTGGTGGTCTTCGACGGCTACCTGTCCCGGGCGCTGCTGCGGGTGCCCGCGACGCTGGACAACCTGATCGCCGCCGGGCGGATCCCGCCGACCCTGGCGCTGTTCGTCTCGGCCCCCAGCGGGGCGCGCCGGATGACCGAGCTGCGCCCGTCGGCCGCGCTGCGCGCGTTCGTCACCCGGGAGCTGCTGCCCTGGGCCCGGCGGCGCTGGGCGGTCACCGACGACCCCGCCCGGCGGGTCATCGCGGGCTCGTCGCTGGGCGGGCTCGCCGCCGCGTACGTGGCGCTGGCCGCCCCCGGCGCGTTCGGCGCGGTGATCGCCCAGTCGGGCAGCTTCTGGTGGCCCGCGTCGACGCGGCCCGGCGAGCGGGAGTGGCTGACCCGCGCGTACGCCGGGTGGCCCGCCGCGCCCGTGCGGTTCTACCTGGACGTGGGGGACCGGGAGAACACCTGGCCCCGCCCCGAGCAGGTCGACCAGCTCTCCGTCAACCGCCGCTTCCGGGATCTGCTGGTCGCCCGCGGCCACCAGGTGACCTACGCGGAATACCGGGGCGGGCACGACTACGTCAACTGGCGGCGCACCTTCGCCGAGGGGCTGCTCGCCGTCCTCGGCGGCCCCTGA
- a CDS encoding pirin family protein, protein MDRTESLPAQTRPPGVAPADPGSVLLPGHDVPLGRYTTVRRLLPQRQRRMVGAWCFVDHFGPDDVAQRPGMEVPPHPHTGLQTVTWLLDGEIVHRDSLGNVQPIRPGQLNVMTSGHGIAHSERSPAQHPPVMHGVQLWVALPDPARAGGPGFAHHGDLPVWRDGDTDVTLLVGELGGERSPAVVHTPLLGAQLTARGAAPARLPLRRDFEYALLAMSGVAEVGDVSVEPGSLLYLGLGRESLTLAAAPGSRLLLLGGEPFEEPLVMWWNFVGRSHEEIAEARADWAAGRRFGVVADDTAPPLPAPALPTTRLLARTRHGEILR, encoded by the coding sequence GCGCAGACCCGACCGCCGGGCGTGGCGCCCGCCGACCCGGGCAGCGTGCTGCTGCCGGGCCACGACGTGCCGCTCGGCCGCTACACGACGGTGCGCCGGCTGCTGCCGCAGCGCCAGCGGCGGATGGTCGGGGCCTGGTGCTTCGTCGACCACTTCGGTCCGGACGACGTCGCGCAGCGGCCCGGCATGGAGGTGCCGCCCCACCCGCACACGGGCCTGCAGACGGTGACCTGGCTGCTCGACGGCGAGATCGTGCACCGGGACAGCCTCGGCAACGTGCAGCCGATCCGCCCGGGGCAGCTCAACGTGATGACCTCCGGTCACGGCATCGCGCACTCGGAGCGGTCGCCGGCGCAGCATCCGCCGGTGATGCACGGGGTGCAGTTGTGGGTGGCCCTGCCGGACCCGGCGCGGGCCGGTGGGCCGGGCTTCGCCCACCACGGGGACCTGCCGGTGTGGCGCGACGGCGACACCGACGTGACGCTGCTGGTGGGTGAGCTCGGCGGGGAACGCTCCCCGGCCGTGGTGCACACCCCGCTGCTCGGCGCGCAGCTCACCGCCCGTGGCGCGGCGCCGGCCCGGCTGCCGCTGCGCCGCGACTTCGAGTACGCGCTGCTGGCGATGTCCGGCGTCGCCGAGGTGGGTGACGTGTCGGTGGAGCCGGGCTCGCTGCTCTACCTCGGCCTGGGTCGGGAGAGCCTGACCCTGGCCGCCGCCCCGGGCAGCCGCCTGCTGCTGCTCGGCGGGGAGCCGTTCGAGGAGCCGCTGGTGATGTGGTGGAACTTCGTCGGCCGGTCGCACGAGGAGATCGCCGAGGCCCGCGCGGACTGGGCAGCGGGCCGCCGCTTCGGGGTGGTGGCGGACGACACGGCCCCGCCGCTGCCGGCGCCCGCCCTGCCGACCACCCGGCTGCTGGCCCGCACCCGGCACGGCGAGATCCTGCGCTGA
- a CDS encoding ferredoxin reductase, with protein sequence MSAPLAAPLGWRVARLVERRTETPTAQTLVLDVPGWPGHLPGQHVDVRLTASDGYQAARSYSLAGPAEGDRVALTVQRVPDGEVSPYLIDTWAPGDPVEVRGPVGGWFVWRPAETAPVLLVAGGSGVVPLMAMVRARRAAGSRAPFRLVYSARTPADVIYADELRRRARDDQGLDVAYVYTRAAPDGWRGEPHRIGLADVNTHGWPAELEPLCYVCGPTGFVETVADLLVGLGHPPRRVRTERFGPTG encoded by the coding sequence TTGAGCGCCCCGCTGGCCGCCCCGCTGGGCTGGCGGGTGGCCCGGCTCGTCGAGCGCCGCACCGAGACGCCGACCGCGCAGACCCTCGTGCTCGACGTCCCCGGCTGGCCAGGCCACCTGCCCGGCCAGCACGTCGACGTGCGGCTCACCGCCTCCGACGGCTACCAGGCCGCCCGGTCGTACTCCCTCGCCGGGCCCGCCGAGGGCGACCGCGTCGCGCTCACCGTGCAGCGCGTGCCCGACGGGGAGGTCTCGCCGTACCTGATCGACACCTGGGCGCCCGGTGACCCGGTGGAGGTGCGCGGCCCGGTCGGCGGGTGGTTCGTGTGGCGGCCCGCCGAGACCGCGCCGGTGCTGCTGGTCGCCGGCGGCTCGGGCGTGGTGCCGCTGATGGCGATGGTCCGCGCGCGCCGCGCCGCCGGCAGCCGGGCCCCGTTCCGGCTGGTCTACTCCGCGCGGACCCCGGCCGACGTGATCTACGCCGACGAGCTGCGTCGCCGGGCCCGCGACGACCAGGGCCTCGACGTGGCGTACGTCTACACCCGGGCCGCCCCCGACGGCTGGCGGGGCGAGCCGCACCGGATCGGGCTGGCCGACGTGAACACCCACGGCTGGCCGGCCGAGCTGGAGCCGCTGTGCTACGTCTGCGGCCCGACCGGGTTCGTGGAGACGGTGGCGGACCTGCTGGTGGGGCTGGGCCACCCGCCGCGTCGGGTCCGCACCGAACGCTTCGGCCCCACCGGCTGA
- a CDS encoding DUF1345 domain-containing protein, with the protein MRRVDGHPPAVAQLLVMGLVGLLAGGLFALVGSPRIGPLVGWDAAALSWLVLVWRRLWPLDGEGTARLAGREDPSRAVRDVLLLVACLASLLAVAVVLLYAHSAPPGPRRDAYGGLGVVSVLLSWLVVHTVHTARYARIYYTGPDGGVMFHQRERPRYSDFAYLAFTVGMTFQVSDTNLTSNEMRTTVLRHSLLSYLFGAVIIAATVNLVVGLAG; encoded by the coding sequence GTGCGGCGCGTCGACGGCCACCCGCCGGCGGTGGCGCAGCTGCTCGTGATGGGGCTGGTCGGGCTGCTGGCCGGCGGCCTGTTCGCGCTCGTCGGCTCGCCCCGGATCGGTCCCCTCGTCGGCTGGGACGCGGCGGCGCTGAGCTGGCTGGTGCTGGTGTGGCGCAGGCTGTGGCCGCTGGACGGCGAGGGCACCGCCCGGCTCGCCGGCCGGGAGGACCCGAGCCGCGCCGTCCGCGACGTGCTGCTGCTGGTCGCCTGCCTGGCCAGCCTGCTGGCGGTCGCGGTGGTGCTGCTGTACGCGCACAGCGCCCCACCGGGGCCGCGCCGCGACGCGTACGGCGGGCTGGGCGTGGTGAGCGTGCTGCTGTCCTGGCTGGTGGTGCACACCGTCCACACCGCCCGGTACGCGCGGATCTACTACACGGGCCCCGACGGCGGGGTGATGTTCCACCAGCGGGAGCGCCCCCGCTACTCGGACTTCGCCTACCTGGCGTTCACCGTGGGGATGACCTTCCAGGTCTCCGACACGAACCTGACCAGCAACGAGATGCGCACCACCGTGCTGCGGCACTCGCTGCTGTCGTACCTGTTCGGCGCGGTGATCATCGCCGCGACGGTGAACCTGGTGGTGGGGCTGGCCGGCTGA
- a CDS encoding DUF2795 domain-containing protein — MASYDDVLQYLSSLDYPADKADVVREAEREGAPPDVLRALRALPPVDYANGTEVARSAGIEAAPEASPARRAAQAREPHTRVSQHLRRI; from the coding sequence ATGGCGAGCTACGACGACGTCCTGCAATACCTGTCCAGCCTCGACTACCCGGCGGACAAGGCCGACGTGGTCCGCGAGGCGGAACGGGAGGGCGCCCCGCCGGACGTGCTGCGCGCCCTGCGGGCCCTGCCCCCGGTGGACTACGCCAACGGGACCGAGGTGGCCCGGTCCGCCGGCATCGAGGCGGCCCCCGAGGCGAGCCCGGCCCGCCGGGCGGCACAGGCCAGGGAGCCGCACACCCGGGTCTCGCAGCACCTACGGCGCATCTGA
- a CDS encoding TerC/Alx family metal homeostasis membrane protein, with product MTESSLLAAGALSSIGTPTLWAVTIAGVLALLVLDFLVTRRPHEVSIREALGWSAFYVALPLAFGAWIWSRYGSQQGVEYLTGYLVEKSLSVDNLFVFMLLLAAFAVPAVLAQRVLLYGIAGALVLRAVFIALGAAALQTLDFAFLIFAIILIATAVKLLRDALSGHEQEVDINKMRSVKLLRRFMPVVDEYQGPRMTVRQGGRRALTPLALVVVAVLATDVVFAVDSVPAVYGITEDPYLVFATNAFALLGLRALYFVLHAALSRLVHLSYGLAIILAFIGVKLGLHWAHGIWSGVPEIPTLASLGVIIGVLVIVTLTSLRATRNASPGDKEVVAGRH from the coding sequence ATGACCGAATCATCCCTTCTTGCTGCCGGCGCGCTGTCCTCCATCGGCACGCCCACCCTCTGGGCGGTCACCATCGCCGGGGTGCTCGCGCTGCTCGTGCTGGACTTCCTCGTCACCCGCCGCCCCCACGAGGTGTCGATCCGGGAGGCGCTCGGCTGGTCGGCGTTCTACGTCGCCCTCCCGCTCGCCTTCGGCGCGTGGATCTGGTCGCGCTACGGCTCCCAGCAGGGCGTGGAATACCTCACCGGCTACCTGGTGGAGAAGTCGCTCTCGGTCGACAACCTCTTCGTCTTCATGCTGCTGCTGGCCGCGTTCGCGGTGCCGGCCGTGCTCGCCCAGCGGGTGCTGCTCTACGGCATCGCCGGTGCGCTGGTGCTGCGCGCCGTCTTCATCGCCCTCGGCGCGGCGGCGTTGCAGACCCTGGACTTCGCCTTCCTGATCTTCGCCATCATCCTGATCGCCACCGCCGTCAAGCTGCTCCGCGACGCCCTCTCCGGGCACGAGCAGGAGGTGGACATCAACAAGATGCGGTCGGTGAAGCTGCTGCGCAGGTTCATGCCGGTCGTCGACGAGTACCAGGGCCCGAGGATGACCGTCCGGCAGGGCGGCCGCCGGGCGCTCACCCCCCTCGCGCTCGTGGTGGTCGCGGTGCTCGCCACCGACGTGGTCTTCGCCGTCGACTCGGTGCCGGCCGTCTACGGCATCACCGAGGACCCGTACCTGGTCTTCGCCACCAACGCCTTCGCGCTGCTCGGGCTGCGGGCGCTCTACTTCGTGCTGCACGCCGCGCTCAGCCGGCTCGTGCACCTCAGCTACGGCCTGGCGATCATCCTCGCCTTCATCGGCGTCAAGCTCGGCCTGCACTGGGCGCACGGCATCTGGTCCGGCGTGCCGGAGATCCCGACCCTGGCCTCGCTCGGCGTGATCATCGGCGTGCTGGTGATCGTCACGCTCACCAGCCTCCGGGCCACCCGCAACGCGTCCCCGGGCGACAAGGAGGTCGTCGCCGGCCGGCACTGA
- a CDS encoding endonuclease/exonuclease/phosphatase family protein — protein sequence MRSAGRWLARGAGALVGSVVLVAGLLPAPPAAAANATFRVATLNILYELTQAQFVEDLQLITSKADLVGLNEVGGRKAYLQDWAAANGWWLYAPEPTQAAGEALLARKSMFDVLDKDSVFVCDTNGPGEAPPARYNNWVRYRHKQSGRSVFHINAHANASIEENGRPEDLPRTRCAEKQFQDLKNLAAVKKDQGQVIVSGDLNVDFSADRAYGYEKFPWKVFEANDLPNLRSCYNLLGEKGNGTHGNRHIDYIYFWKRLEEYREMWLNDYDIVGGTNSDHNGVVAHFSIAL from the coding sequence ATGCGGAGCGCAGGACGGTGGTTGGCCCGCGGCGCGGGTGCTCTGGTCGGCTCGGTCGTGCTGGTGGCCGGTCTGCTGCCCGCGCCCCCGGCAGCCGCGGCGAACGCGACCTTCAGGGTGGCGACGTTGAACATCCTCTACGAGCTGACCCAGGCCCAGTTCGTCGAGGACCTGCAACTGATCACCTCGAAGGCGGACCTGGTCGGCCTCAACGAGGTGGGCGGCCGGAAGGCGTACCTGCAGGACTGGGCCGCCGCGAACGGTTGGTGGCTGTACGCGCCCGAGCCGACGCAGGCCGCCGGGGAGGCGCTGTTGGCCCGCAAGAGCATGTTCGACGTGCTCGACAAGGACTCGGTCTTCGTGTGCGACACCAACGGGCCGGGCGAGGCGCCGCCGGCCCGCTACAACAACTGGGTCCGGTACCGGCACAAGCAGAGCGGCCGCAGCGTGTTCCACATCAATGCGCACGCCAACGCCAGCATCGAGGAGAACGGCCGCCCGGAGGACCTGCCGCGCACCAGGTGCGCCGAGAAGCAGTTCCAGGACCTCAAGAACCTGGCCGCCGTGAAGAAGGACCAGGGGCAGGTCATCGTCAGCGGCGACCTCAACGTCGACTTCAGCGCCGACCGGGCCTACGGGTACGAGAAGTTCCCGTGGAAGGTCTTCGAGGCCAACGACCTGCCCAACCTGCGATCCTGCTACAACCTCCTCGGCGAGAAGGGCAACGGGACGCACGGCAACCGGCACATCGACTACATCTACTTCTGGAAGCGCCTCGAGGAGTACCGGGAGATGTGGCTGAACGACTACGACATCGTCGGCGGGACCAACTCCGACCACAACGGCGTCGTCGCGCACTTCTCCATCGCCCTGTAG
- a CDS encoding DUF2267 domain-containing protein: MNYDTFVDQVALRARVPGERAVELTRATLETLAERLTGGEVLDLAAQLPRPLQLVLRPGPDTEAADRFGAAEFVARVGQRAGLDERAARDAVRAVFTTLREAVTGGEFDDIVVQMPRDYRDMVEPALAPGAAAPRRP, from the coding sequence ATGAACTACGACACCTTCGTCGACCAGGTGGCCCTGCGGGCGCGGGTCCCCGGCGAGCGGGCCGTCGAGCTGACCCGGGCCACGCTGGAGACGCTCGCCGAGCGGCTGACCGGCGGCGAGGTGCTCGACCTCGCGGCGCAGCTGCCGAGGCCGTTGCAGCTGGTCCTGCGGCCCGGCCCGGACACCGAGGCCGCCGACCGGTTCGGCGCGGCCGAGTTCGTCGCCCGGGTCGGCCAGCGGGCCGGGCTCGACGAGCGGGCCGCCCGGGACGCCGTCCGGGCGGTGTTCACCACCCTGCGCGAGGCGGTGACCGGCGGGGAGTTCGACGACATCGTGGTGCAGATGCCGCGCGACTACCGGGACATGGTGGAGCCGGCGCTCGCCCCGGGCGCGGCGGCCCCGCGCCGACCCTGA
- a CDS encoding CaiB/BaiF CoA transferase family protein, translated as MSERAHHPDAGPAADGPVGPLTGVRVVELAGIGPGPFAAMMLADLGADVIRVDRATDVDPAAFGTLHPDLLNRGRRSVAVDLKSPGGREAARALIGGADALIEGFRPGVTERLGLGPADCLAANPRLVYGRMTGWGQDGPLAPYAGHDIDYLALTGALHGIGRAGERPVPPMNLLGDFGGGGMMLALGVVAALYAVSAGAPGQVVDAAIVDGVSVLSTMIHSLRGAGRWQDPRGVNLLDGGAPFYDTYECADGRHLAVGALEPRFYDELVRRTGFPLPGDDAPERADPANWPALRAAWARLFRTRTRDEWTALLGDSDACVAPVLDWAEAPRHPHLAARRVFVEHAGATQPAPAPRFSGTPTALRRPPPHPGEHTDEVLAEAGLAADRIAALRAAGAIA; from the coding sequence GTGAGCGAGCGCGCGCACCACCCCGACGCGGGTCCGGCGGCCGACGGCCCGGTCGGCCCCCTCACCGGGGTACGCGTGGTCGAACTGGCCGGCATCGGGCCCGGGCCGTTCGCCGCGATGATGCTGGCCGACCTGGGCGCGGACGTGATCCGGGTGGACCGGGCCACCGACGTCGACCCGGCCGCCTTCGGCACCCTGCACCCGGACCTGCTCAACCGGGGCCGCCGCTCCGTCGCCGTGGACCTCAAGTCGCCCGGGGGCCGGGAGGCGGCGCGGGCCCTGATCGGCGGCGCGGACGCGCTGATCGAGGGCTTCCGCCCCGGGGTGACCGAACGCCTGGGCCTCGGCCCCGCCGACTGCCTCGCCGCCAACCCCCGCCTGGTCTACGGGCGGATGACCGGCTGGGGGCAGGACGGCCCGCTCGCCCCGTACGCGGGGCACGACATCGACTACCTGGCGCTGACCGGGGCGCTGCACGGCATCGGCCGGGCCGGCGAGCGCCCGGTGCCGCCGATGAACCTGCTCGGCGACTTCGGCGGGGGCGGGATGATGCTGGCCCTGGGCGTCGTCGCCGCCCTGTACGCCGTCAGCGCCGGCGCGCCGGGGCAGGTCGTCGACGCGGCCATCGTGGACGGCGTGTCGGTGCTCTCCACGATGATCCACTCGCTGCGCGGGGCCGGCAGGTGGCAGGACCCGCGCGGGGTGAACCTGCTCGACGGCGGCGCGCCGTTCTACGACACGTACGAGTGCGCCGACGGCCGGCACCTCGCGGTCGGCGCCCTGGAGCCCCGCTTCTACGACGAGCTGGTCCGCCGCACCGGGTTCCCGCTGCCCGGCGACGACGCGCCGGAGCGCGCCGACCCGGCGAACTGGCCCGCCCTGCGGGCCGCCTGGGCGCGGCTGTTCCGCACCCGCACCCGCGACGAGTGGACGGCCCTGCTCGGCGACTCGGACGCCTGCGTCGCGCCGGTGCTCGACTGGGCGGAGGCCCCGCGGCATCCGCACCTGGCGGCCCGGCGGGTGTTCGTGGAGCACGCCGGGGCGACCCAGCCGGCCCCGGCGCCCCGGTTCTCCGGCACGCCGACGGCGCTGCGCCGGCCGCCCCCGCACCCCGGCGAGCACACCGACGAGGTCCTGGCGGAGGCCGGCCTCGCCGCCGACCGGATCGCCGCCCTACGCGCCGCCGGCGCGATCGCCTGA
- a CDS encoding HesA/MoeB/ThiF family protein, with translation MASLITSGWYPQVKPEHGLHRLPGGRIRIGGSVYGIAAEVLDTTGAIWTTLRAADGTRSAEEIVARVLAAHPTESARAVRAALDQFAAAGYLADAAAPDPPELTDRDRERYDRSRRFHRWIDLVPRASSWEPQVALKRARAVVVGLGGTGGAVALALAASGVGRLHCVDPDVVELSNLNRQTVYVEDDIGRPKADVAVARLRRLNSDIDVTGEQAEVRGAADLRRLVADRDVLVLCADRPGAIRAWANRVCLDTGTPWVDAGYHGPVVTAAAYLPGLGPCYECFWLAEHDKRRRDDPAAEYTVERESSSAVSAASAGLSGHLAAHLASALLTGVPAVRPGQLQGINLVAADQHFLIAHPPHPRCPAGCGGEAVDAVVATGRAPRR, from the coding sequence ATGGCTTCACTCATCACGTCCGGGTGGTATCCGCAGGTGAAGCCCGAGCACGGCCTGCACCGGCTGCCCGGCGGGCGGATCCGCATCGGCGGCTCGGTCTACGGCATCGCCGCCGAGGTGCTCGACACCACCGGCGCGATCTGGACGACGCTGCGCGCCGCCGACGGCACGCGCAGCGCCGAGGAGATCGTCGCGCGGGTCCTCGCCGCGCACCCCACCGAGTCGGCGCGGGCGGTGCGCGCCGCGCTGGACCAGTTCGCCGCCGCCGGCTACCTCGCCGACGCGGCGGCCCCCGACCCGCCGGAGCTCACCGACCGGGACCGCGAGCGCTACGACCGCAGCCGCCGCTTCCACCGGTGGATCGACCTGGTCCCGCGCGCCTCCTCCTGGGAGCCGCAGGTCGCCCTGAAGCGGGCCCGGGCCGTCGTCGTCGGGCTCGGCGGCACCGGCGGGGCCGTCGCGCTCGCCCTCGCCGCGAGCGGCGTGGGGCGGCTGCACTGCGTCGACCCCGACGTGGTCGAGCTGTCCAACCTCAACCGCCAGACCGTGTACGTCGAGGACGACATCGGCCGGCCCAAGGCGGACGTCGCCGTCGCCCGGCTGCGCCGGCTCAACTCCGACATCGACGTCACCGGCGAGCAGGCGGAGGTACGCGGGGCGGCCGACCTGCGGCGGCTGGTCGCCGACCGCGACGTGCTGGTGCTCTGCGCCGACCGGCCGGGCGCCATCCGGGCCTGGGCCAACCGGGTCTGCCTGGACACCGGCACCCCGTGGGTCGACGCCGGCTACCACGGGCCGGTGGTGACGGCGGCGGCCTACCTGCCCGGGCTCGGCCCCTGCTACGAGTGCTTCTGGCTGGCCGAGCACGACAAGCGCCGCCGCGACGACCCGGCCGCCGAGTACACGGTGGAGCGGGAGAGCAGCAGCGCGGTCAGCGCCGCCTCCGCCGGGCTCTCCGGCCACCTCGCCGCCCACCTGGCGTCGGCGCTGCTCACCGGCGTGCCGGCCGTGCGCCCCGGGCAGCTCCAGGGGATCAACCTCGTCGCCGCCGACCAGCACTTCCTCATCGCCCACCCGCCGCACCCACGCTGCCCGGCCGGCTGCGGCGGCGAAGCGGTCGACGCGGTGGTCGCCACCGGCCGGGCGCCGCGCCGGTGA
- a CDS encoding glycoside hydrolase family 43 protein gives MSPRRTWRPLLAAAVAAALSLVGGGATPATAAAPQPVYAPPGGVADPGVVQHDGNFFVFATGSRAPAYRGDTASGPWVDLGAVLRTLPGWAASGAVWAPDAVRTPAGWVLYYSAPAKDLDGQRCIGVARSTAIGGPYDPVGDTPLVCPGSAHGADDAVPGRPVSAAGVIDPAPFQDAEGRRFLLYKTQQTPSSIRMLRVDDAGTGWLGNPSGELVRSDGIIENPQLRQRGSTFVLFASRYGYDNCSYATVYLTSTDKWDFHGKAQSSLLTTAGTGICGPGGADVVPALVDDEQRIFLHGWVCGGTAPCRQQPDGSLPADARRALYAAVFRWDGATPRVGAFL, from the coding sequence GTGTCTCCACGAAGGACCTGGCGACCGCTGCTGGCCGCCGCCGTCGCTGCCGCGCTCAGCCTGGTCGGCGGTGGTGCCACGCCGGCCACGGCAGCCGCCCCGCAACCCGTCTACGCCCCGCCGGGGGGCGTCGCCGACCCGGGGGTCGTGCAGCACGACGGGAACTTCTTCGTCTTCGCCACCGGCAGCCGGGCCCCGGCATACCGGGGGGACACCGCGTCGGGTCCCTGGGTCGATCTCGGCGCGGTGCTCCGGACGCTGCCCGGCTGGGCGGCGAGCGGGGCGGTCTGGGCACCGGACGCGGTCCGCACCCCCGCCGGCTGGGTCCTCTACTACTCGGCTCCGGCGAAGGACCTGGACGGGCAGCGGTGCATCGGCGTCGCGAGGTCCACCGCCATCGGCGGCCCGTACGATCCGGTCGGCGACACCCCGCTGGTCTGTCCGGGTAGCGCGCACGGCGCGGACGACGCGGTGCCGGGTCGGCCGGTGTCCGCCGCCGGCGTCATCGATCCGGCGCCGTTCCAGGACGCCGAGGGCCGCCGTTTCCTGCTGTACAAGACGCAGCAGACGCCCTCGTCGATCCGGATGCTGCGGGTCGACGACGCCGGAACCGGCTGGTTGGGCAACCCCAGCGGCGAGCTGGTCCGCAGCGACGGCATCATCGAGAACCCGCAGCTGCGCCAGCGCGGCTCCACCTTCGTGCTGTTCGCGTCCCGGTACGGCTACGACAACTGCAGCTACGCCACCGTCTACCTCACCTCCACCGACAAGTGGGACTTCCACGGCAAGGCCCAGAGTTCGCTGCTCACCACCGCCGGCACCGGCATCTGCGGCCCGGGCGGGGCCGACGTCGTGCCGGCACTGGTCGACGACGAGCAACGGATCTTCCTGCACGGCTGGGTCTGCGGCGGCACCGCCCCGTGCCGACAGCAGCCCGACGGCTCGCTTCCCGCCGACGCCCGCCGCGCGCTGTACGCGGCGGTGTTCCGGTGGGACGGCGCCACCCCCCGCGTCGGCGCGTTCCTCTGA
- a CDS encoding sulfite oxidase-like oxidoreductase yields MGIVSPGFQGRRRSAGPALPPGQYLTEDFPVLSAGPTPRVRPDAWEFVVTTETGAEHRWTWAEFTTLPQETPTVDIHCVTRWSKLGTTWQGVSLDVLLDGVDTDAAYALAHSYGGYTTNLPLADLRGGRAWVVHGYDGRDLPAEHGGPARLLVPHLYLWKSAKWVRGIRLGGTDTPGFWETAGYHDYGDPWREQRYAGD; encoded by the coding sequence GTGGGAATCGTCTCGCCAGGCTTCCAGGGCCGACGCCGCTCGGCGGGGCCGGCCCTGCCGCCCGGGCAATACCTCACCGAGGACTTCCCGGTGCTCTCCGCCGGCCCGACGCCGCGGGTGCGGCCGGACGCCTGGGAGTTCGTCGTCACCACCGAGACCGGCGCGGAACACCGCTGGACGTGGGCCGAGTTCACCACCCTGCCGCAGGAGACCCCCACCGTCGACATCCACTGCGTCACCCGGTGGTCCAAGCTCGGCACCACCTGGCAGGGCGTCTCGCTCGACGTGCTGCTCGACGGCGTCGACACCGACGCGGCGTACGCGCTGGCCCACTCCTACGGCGGCTACACCACGAACCTGCCGCTGGCCGACCTGCGCGGCGGACGCGCCTGGGTGGTGCACGGCTACGACGGCCGGGACCTGCCCGCCGAGCACGGCGGGCCGGCCCGGCTGTTGGTGCCGCACCTCTACCTGTGGAAGTCCGCCAAGTGGGTGCGCGGCATCCGCCTCGGCGGCACCGACACCCCCGGCTTCTGGGAGACCGCCGGCTACCACGACTACGGCGACCCGTGGCGCGAGCAGCGCTACGCCGGCGATTGA
- a CDS encoding DUF6510 family protein, translating to MTEQSYLDGNMLDGPLREVFAVDVSAATGRCASCGATGPMAGLRVYSHAPGLVARCPACAEVMLRLVRGPDRAWLDLRGTTFLQVPLPPDPRPR from the coding sequence ATGACCGAACAGTCCTACCTGGACGGCAACATGCTCGACGGCCCGCTGCGGGAGGTCTTCGCGGTGGACGTCAGCGCGGCCACCGGGCGCTGCGCGTCGTGCGGCGCGACCGGTCCGATGGCGGGCCTGCGGGTCTACTCCCACGCCCCCGGCCTGGTGGCCCGCTGCCCGGCCTGCGCGGAGGTGATGCTGCGCCTGGTGCGCGGGCCCGACCGGGCGTGGCTCGACCTGCGCGGCACCACCTTCCTCCAGGTGCCGCTGCCGCCCGACCCCCGCCCGCGCTGA